The following coding sequences are from one Beggiatoa alba B18LD window:
- a CDS encoding efflux RND transporter periplasmic adaptor subunit, with product MIRWFFAVIVISLLLFGSIFWFNNFKNQMIAEVMSNMPEPELPVEVIDVTSRTWRPAIQSIGYIEPSEGVDVTTSVAGMVEMVRFESGDRVTQGQVLVSLESNVERADLAAAQARLAEAKNTWTRNQKVYQRNLISADEVEKLEFAYKATLAEVASLQAKVDRLEVKAPFSGQMGIRKVQKGQYLQPSSVLAYLESNDEMRVRFIIPQKYLPHVSIGMPIELHTDVYSNQSFTGTLSAIEPSVDKDSGIIQLQARLPNPAQKLRSGMYATITIWQTEQANTIVVPQMAINFTLYGEMVYIVQKLEEPDKTGAKKPVLRVKQQSVSVGERRGDDAVILSGLQAGDMLVTSGQVRLDNHAKVKIVKNDFIKHDQPIPID from the coding sequence ATGATACGTTGGTTTTTTGCCGTTATCGTTATTTCTCTCTTACTATTTGGCAGTATTTTTTGGTTTAATAATTTTAAAAATCAAATGATTGCTGAAGTTATGTCGAATATGCCCGAACCTGAATTACCTGTTGAGGTTATCGACGTGACTTCGCGCACATGGCGACCTGCTATCCAATCGATTGGTTATATTGAACCGTCTGAAGGGGTTGATGTCACAACCTCAGTGGCAGGTATGGTGGAAATGGTTCGTTTTGAATCAGGCGACCGTGTGACACAAGGTCAAGTGTTAGTTTCTTTAGAATCTAATGTCGAACGTGCTGATTTAGCCGCTGCACAAGCTCGTTTAGCCGAAGCAAAAAATACTTGGACACGTAACCAGAAAGTCTATCAACGCAATTTAATTTCCGCTGATGAAGTGGAAAAGCTAGAGTTTGCCTATAAAGCCACATTGGCTGAGGTGGCTAGTTTACAAGCGAAAGTCGACCGTTTAGAAGTTAAAGCCCCGTTTTCAGGACAAATGGGCATTCGGAAAGTCCAGAAAGGGCAATATTTACAACCTAGTAGCGTTTTAGCCTATTTAGAAAGTAATGATGAAATGCGTGTGCGTTTTATCATTCCACAAAAATATCTGCCTCATGTCAGTATCGGAATGCCCATTGAATTACATACAGATGTTTACTCTAATCAATCATTTACAGGCACACTGAGCGCGATAGAACCCTCCGTCGATAAAGACAGCGGGATTATTCAACTACAAGCCCGTCTCCCCAACCCCGCGCAAAAATTACGCAGTGGCATGTACGCGACAATCACCATTTGGCAAACCGAACAAGCAAATACCATCGTTGTGCCACAAATGGCGATTAACTTCACGTTATACGGTGAAATGGTTTATATCGTGCAGAAATTGGAAGAACCTGATAAAACGGGGGCAAAAAAACCAGTATTACGGGTTAAACAACAAAGTGTTAGCGTTGGAGAACGCCGTGGCGATGATGCCGTCATTCTGTCAGGCTTACAAGCAGGTGATATGCTCGTGACTTCAGGGCAAGTGCGTTTAGACAATCACGCAAAAGTTAAAATTGTGAAAAATGACTTTATTAAACATGACCAACCGATTCCTATTGATTAA
- a CDS encoding GTP-binding protein, which yields MEKIIFTGPMGAGKTTAISSISEVPPISTDVRCSDNEGQARKETTTVAMDYGYFTLDDGQRVHLYGTPGQQRFDYMWTILAQGGIGLVLLLDNARPDPLADLEFYLDSFKDFINQTGAVIGITRMDVSNHVSLDDYRNKLMSRNQIFPLFEIDARQANDVKILVHALLAILQAQM from the coding sequence ATGGAAAAAATAATTTTTACTGGACCTATGGGCGCAGGTAAAACAACAGCTATCAGCTCAATTAGTGAAGTACCGCCAATTTCTACAGATGTCCGTTGTTCTGATAATGAAGGACAGGCACGCAAAGAAACGACGACGGTCGCAATGGATTATGGTTATTTCACCTTAGATGATGGTCAACGTGTCCATTTATATGGCACACCCGGACAACAACGCTTTGATTATATGTGGACAATTTTAGCACAAGGGGGAATTGGTTTAGTGCTACTATTAGACAATGCTCGCCCAGACCCGCTCGCTGACTTAGAATTTTACCTTGATTCCTTTAAAGACTTTATCAATCAAACGGGGGCAGTCATTGGTATTACCCGTATGGACGTGTCTAACCACGTTAGTTTAGACGACTATAGAAATAAACTAATGAGCAGAAACCAAATTTTTCCATTGTTCGAAATTGATGCACGTCAGGCAAATGATGTAAAAATATTAGTTCATGCTTTATTAGCTATTTTACAAGCACAAATGTGA
- a CDS encoding GTP-binding protein has translation MSEIKIVFTGSMGAGKSSAIATISEIPVINTDVRATDLETAQRKEKTTVAMDYGELTLEDGQKLRLYGTPGQQRFDYMWKILTKGALGLIILIDNAGSDPIGDLARYLDNFHEFITETTAVIGITRTDISNEPSIEAYYTFLQNRGIQLPLFPIDARSKESVVMLIQALVAMLEFG, from the coding sequence ATGAGTGAAATTAAAATTGTATTTACTGGTAGTATGGGAGCAGGTAAAAGCTCTGCAATCGCCACCATTAGCGAAATCCCTGTGATTAACACCGATGTGCGTGCCACTGATTTAGAAACGGCACAACGCAAAGAAAAAACCACAGTCGCAATGGACTATGGCGAACTTACCCTAGAAGATGGACAAAAACTCCGTTTATACGGTACACCGGGTCAACAACGCTTTGACTACATGTGGAAAATTTTAACTAAAGGCGCGCTAGGTCTCATTATTCTTATAGATAATGCAGGTTCAGACCCTATTGGTGATTTAGCCCGCTATTTAGACAATTTCCATGAATTTATTACGGAAACAACAGCCGTTATTGGAATTACACGCACAGATATCAGCAATGAACCGAGTATTGAGGCATACTATACATTTTTGCAAAATCGCGGGATTCAACTGCCTTTATTTCCCATTGATGCCCGCTCAAAAGAAAGTGTCGTGATGCTCATACAAGCCCTTGTCGCAATGCTCGAGTTTGGTTAA
- a CDS encoding TetR/AcrR family transcriptional regulator, translating into MNDKPCDDKRRRILDATHKLIVRNGLHGTSMSMIVKASGVPMGTIYRYFKDKETLINELHYESVQQVAHYICKDLDNNLPLRQQLEILINNIIDCNEAYPDRFLIKAILDMVPNKPADDIEFLDKTFLPVITFGLQGLEQGIFKPLPVDVLLSLGLGPLEWYFHIRKGNLQGLTPEQRTLFVQACWDALVLNPHSSEGQSS; encoded by the coding sequence ATGAATGATAAACCTTGCGATGATAAACGTCGTCGTATTTTAGATGCAACCCATAAACTCATTGTACGCAATGGCTTGCATGGTACAAGCATGAGCATGATAGTCAAAGCCTCAGGTGTACCGATGGGGACAATTTATCGTTATTTTAAAGATAAAGAGACTTTGATTAATGAACTACATTATGAATCTGTTCAACAAGTTGCTCATTATATTTGTAAAGACTTAGATAACAATTTGCCCTTACGTCAGCAACTCGAGATTTTAATTAACAACATTATCGATTGTAACGAAGCCTATCCTGACCGTTTTTTAATTAAAGCCATTTTAGACATGGTACCGAATAAACCAGCAGATGATATTGAATTTCTTGATAAAACCTTTTTACCCGTTATCACATTTGGTTTACAAGGCTTAGAACAAGGCATCTTTAAACCCTTGCCCGTTGATGTATTGCTCAGTCTGGGGCTAGGGCCGCTCGAGTGGTACTTTCATATTCGTAAAGGCAATTTACAAGGCTTAACCCCTGAACAACGGACACTTTTTGTCCAAGCCTGTTGGGACGCACTCGTTTTAAATCCGCATTCTTCTGAAGGACAATCCTCATGA
- a CDS encoding alpha/beta fold hydrolase, producing MTIHTEIIPITLDGRYIHAEYLKPNNDDSSRPTLVFLHEALGSIQQWRDFPQAVCEATGCPALIYDRFGFGQSDPIPKARHIGYLHDEAEIYLPEILSACGIHQAILIGHSDGGSIALLFAARFPHITVGIITEAAHIFAETVTIAGVRQAKKLYTISGLSQKLARYHGDKTESMFKNWADTWLSPAFVHWNIEDCLPHITAPALIIQGENDEYGTHLQVEGIAKQVRGAVRAEIIPACGHVPHQQAREITLVLMIEFINSLLEKPKLTTMSR from the coding sequence ATGACAATTCACACTGAAATCATCCCCATTACCTTAGATGGGCGTTATATTCACGCAGAATATTTAAAGCCTAACAATGATGATTCTTCTCGCCCTACCTTAGTCTTTTTACATGAGGCACTGGGCAGTATTCAGCAGTGGCGCGATTTTCCGCAAGCCGTTTGTGAAGCAACAGGCTGTCCTGCCCTGATTTATGACCGTTTTGGCTTTGGTCAATCCGACCCCATCCCCAAAGCGCGACATATTGGCTATTTACATGATGAAGCTGAAATTTATTTACCTGAAATTTTGAGCGCGTGTGGCATTCATCAGGCTATTTTGATAGGGCACAGCGATGGCGGTTCGATTGCGTTACTGTTTGCCGCACGTTTTCCTCATATAACTGTTGGTATTATTACCGAAGCAGCACATATTTTTGCGGAAACAGTAACGATTGCAGGCGTGCGACAAGCAAAAAAGTTATATACGATTAGCGGTCTTTCCCAGAAGCTCGCCCGTTATCATGGGGATAAAACCGAAAGTATGTTTAAAAATTGGGCAGATACATGGTTATCACCTGCATTTGTGCATTGGAATATTGAAGACTGTTTACCCCATATCACTGCCCCAGCCCTGATTATTCAGGGCGAAAATGATGAATATGGTACACACTTACAAGTAGAAGGCATTGCAAAACAAGTGCGGGGAGCTGTACGGGCGGAAATCATTCCCGCTTGTGGGCATGTTCCACATCAACAAGCACGAGAAATAACGCTCGTTCTAATGATTGAGTTTATTAATAGCTTGCTTGAAAAACCTAAATTGACGACAATGAGTCGTTAG
- a CDS encoding HAD family hydrolase encodes MGNLKIGEQLLDVDLIIFDKDGTLIDFFYLWGQKARQSIETLVQQVQGDALLLATVCTRLGCDLKTDNVVSDSDMACASLEMVQKTAVQVLQEWGLSWEAAETAVQTHFTPILMALPTAEMIRPIGALSDFLAQCQQAAIKVGIVTSDYRAGTVYALDVLNIQNYIDVLVCGDDALENKPSPAPVWYIAEQCQVEPQKILVVGDSRSDLTMGKNAGVGYCVGVLTGAGTHASLQPVADMIIDSIAEMQVIFSGSDVVAIAD; translated from the coding sequence ATGGGCAATTTAAAAATAGGCGAACAACTGCTTGATGTGGATTTAATTATCTTTGATAAAGATGGAACGCTTATCGACTTTTTTTATTTATGGGGACAAAAAGCCCGCCAGAGTATTGAAACATTAGTACAACAAGTTCAAGGCGATGCCTTACTGTTAGCGACTGTTTGCACACGCTTAGGCTGTGATTTAAAGACAGACAATGTCGTCAGTGATAGCGATATGGCTTGTGCATCTTTGGAAATGGTGCAAAAAACAGCAGTGCAAGTGTTGCAAGAATGGGGCTTGTCTTGGGAAGCGGCGGAGACTGCTGTACAAACCCATTTCACGCCTATTTTAATGGCGTTACCAACAGCTGAGATGATTCGCCCAATTGGTGCATTAAGCGATTTTCTCGCACAGTGTCAGCAAGCCGCTATTAAAGTAGGGATTGTCACCAGCGATTATCGAGCGGGCACAGTTTACGCGCTGGATGTGTTAAATATTCAAAACTATATCGATGTTTTAGTTTGTGGCGATGATGCGTTAGAGAATAAACCATCGCCCGCGCCTGTTTGGTATATTGCTGAGCAATGCCAAGTTGAGCCACAAAAAATCCTTGTTGTGGGTGATAGTCGTAGCGATTTGACGATGGGAAAAAATGCAGGGGTTGGCTACTGTGTAGGCGTTTTGACAGGTGCAGGGACTCACGCTTCATTGCAACCTGTCGCGGATATGATTATTGATTCTATTGCAGAAATGCAGGTTATTTTTTCAGGTTCTGACGTGGTGGCAATCGCGGATTAG
- a CDS encoding helix-turn-helix domain-containing protein: MANSLSAVKKTQHLALQVAPQAFAVLLKSYLKRCNINEATFAEALNIRRGTLTRWLNGTVSRPRQRADVIRCATYLNLNAEERNTLLTAAGFPLEHGTRYRMATPSLSFNLGAIQRSPFIIGPPITEPRQFFGREYVLKRIFDVWKCTPLQHIAVVGLKRSGKTSLLHYLRRIIDTPADQLRTGQRNDWLLPGYQWIFVDFQDPRMCYQESLLRHLLVEMNMPVPEPCDLISFMEIIDQYLTIPTIILLDEINAGLAATDLDEQFWWGLRSLGSNHTNGKLGFLLTAHQAPEEMAMDNSKPSPFFNIFGHVLNLGALTETEALALIQSSPIPFSEADTAWIMAESGLWPALLQILCHARLTALQENQTGLAWQVEGLKRMNSYRYLLTQDIS; encoded by the coding sequence ATGGCAAATTCACTTTCAGCGGTAAAAAAGACCCAGCACCTAGCCTTACAAGTCGCACCGCAAGCCTTTGCAGTGCTATTAAAGTCTTATTTAAAACGGTGCAATATCAATGAAGCAACTTTTGCGGAAGCATTAAATATTCGGCGGGGAACTTTAACCCGTTGGTTAAATGGTACTGTTAGCCGTCCACGTCAACGGGCGGATGTTATTCGTTGTGCAACATATCTCAATTTAAACGCTGAAGAACGCAATACCCTCTTAACAGCGGCAGGTTTTCCGCTTGAGCATGGGACACGTTATCGCATGGCAACACCTTCACTTTCTTTTAATCTGGGTGCAATACAACGCAGTCCTTTTATTATTGGCCCCCCTATTACAGAACCTCGTCAATTTTTTGGGCGTGAGTATGTATTAAAACGAATTTTCGATGTTTGGAAATGTACGCCCCTTCAACATATTGCCGTTGTTGGTTTAAAGCGCAGTGGTAAAACGTCTTTACTGCATTATTTACGTCGCATTATTGACACCCCAGCCGACCAGCTACGCACAGGACAACGTAATGATTGGCTATTACCGGGTTATCAATGGATTTTTGTTGATTTTCAAGACCCACGTATGTGCTATCAAGAAAGTCTGTTACGGCATTTATTGGTTGAAATGAATATGCCTGTACCAGAACCTTGCGATTTAATCAGCTTTATGGAAATTATTGATCAATATCTAACAATTCCAACCATTATCTTGTTAGATGAAATTAATGCAGGGTTAGCCGCAACAGATTTAGATGAGCAATTTTGGTGGGGATTACGTTCATTAGGCAGTAATCATACAAACGGTAAACTCGGATTTTTATTAACCGCCCATCAAGCCCCTGAAGAAATGGCAATGGATAATAGTAAACCATCGCCATTCTTTAATATTTTTGGGCATGTTCTGAATTTAGGCGCGTTAACAGAAACAGAAGCCTTGGCATTGATTCAAAGCTCACCCATTCCTTTTTCTGAAGCAGATACCGCGTGGATTATGGCTGAAAGTGGTTTATGGCCTGCCCTGTTGCAG
- a CDS encoding roadblock/LC7 domain-containing protein, producing MALLSTTQIKQVELRLGKLLDDCNAIDASVVATLDGHLVAMRQKANQYSLERLATMGSTLMSLGDTITAELRMGNCENVISENKGGIIAFMHVNKDLVLVSLTTHKNALGMLLSYSRRYAEELAQIVTA from the coding sequence ATGGCACTGCTTTCAACAACACAAATCAAACAAGTAGAATTAAGACTCGGTAAATTACTCGATGACTGCAACGCAATTGATGCAAGCGTCGTTGCAACATTAGACGGTCACCTCGTCGCCATGCGTCAAAAAGCAAACCAATACTCCTTAGAACGTTTGGCGACGATGGGTAGTACCCTCATGTCACTTGGAGACACCATCACCGCCGAACTGCGTATGGGCAACTGCGAAAACGTCATTTCTGAAAACAAAGGCGGTATTATTGCCTTTATGCACGTCAATAAAGACCTTGTCCTTGTCTCACTGACAACCCATAAAAATGCACTAGGTATGCTCCTAAGCTACTCACGGCGATATGCAGAAGAACTTGCACAAATTGTGACCGCTTAA
- a CDS encoding murein hydrolase activator EnvC family protein, translating into MDDHPPHHLIPHHMHRLSLLIGLILLPILGFSESTADQLQQLTARIQALQDKMQDTRTEYGRLQRQLQQREEDIGETAERLDGLSEELTDKRNTLIDLEQQKQQQTQKLTEQRQALAKQIRAAYITGRQDYLKLWLNQQDPFAIGRVLTYYDYINRARIQEIDAIQTTLKHIQTLSQQIVQETSTVNTLIGEQSTKKNQLETSYQDRQGILEELARTIESTDKEIKRLQDDKKQLEQLLGIVDKTFETLPPPVESNTIFATLKGNLPRPVAGDITKKFGDELIGSLKYQGLLINAPLGDKITSIASGRIAFADWFRNMGQLIIIDHGKGYMSLYGHNQSLYVKTGDWVEAGTPIASVGNSGGRNITGLYFELRYQGVPVDPLTWIHN; encoded by the coding sequence GTGGACGACCATCCACCTCACCACCTAATCCCACACCATATGCACCGTCTCAGCTTACTCATTGGCCTAATCCTCCTGCCAATACTGGGATTTAGCGAATCTACAGCCGACCAACTCCAACAACTCACTGCCCGTATTCAAGCACTGCAAGACAAAATGCAAGACACCCGCACCGAATACGGACGCTTACAACGTCAACTTCAACAACGCGAAGAAGACATTGGTGAAACCGCTGAACGCCTAGACGGACTTAGCGAAGAACTAACCGATAAACGCAACACCCTCATTGACTTAGAACAACAAAAACAACAACAGACCCAAAAACTCACAGAACAGCGTCAAGCCCTCGCCAAACAAATCCGCGCTGCTTACATCACAGGACGACAAGACTATCTAAAACTGTGGCTCAACCAACAAGACCCCTTTGCAATTGGTCGCGTACTCACCTATTACGACTACATCAACCGCGCCCGTATTCAAGAAATTGATGCCATACAAACAACCCTTAAACACATCCAAACCCTAAGCCAACAAATTGTCCAAGAAACTAGCACTGTTAATACACTTATTGGCGAACAAAGCACCAAAAAGAACCAACTAGAAACCAGCTACCAAGACCGCCAAGGCATTCTTGAAGAACTCGCCCGCACCATAGAAAGCACCGATAAAGAAATCAAACGCCTACAAGACGACAAAAAACAACTAGAACAACTCCTAGGCATTGTCGACAAAACCTTTGAAACCCTCCCCCCGCCTGTAGAGTCCAACACCATTTTTGCTACACTCAAAGGCAACTTACCTCGCCCTGTTGCAGGTGACATTACAAAAAAATTTGGAGACGAACTCATCGGCTCACTAAAATACCAAGGGTTACTGATTAATGCCCCACTTGGCGACAAAATCACCAGCATTGCCTCAGGACGCATTGCTTTTGCTGACTGGTTTCGTAATATGGGACAACTCATTATCATCGACCACGGTAAAGGCTACATGAGCCTATACGGACACAACCAAAGCCTATACGTCAAAACAGGTGACTGGGTTGAAGCAGGTACTCCAATTGCCAGCGTTGGCAACAGCGGCGGGCGCAATATCACAGGTTTATACTTTGAACTCCGCTACCAAGGCGTTCCTGTTGACCCTTTGACGTGGATACATAATTAA
- a CDS encoding S41 family peptidase, with protein sequence MDIFSRQLPTLVAGTVLGSFVAFTILGTNVFAERDTSTKTIPFEDLRAFTEVFHRIKSSYVEPVDDKTLLQNAIQGMLSGLDPHSNYLTEEAYQELQVGTTGEFGGLGIEVGMEDGFVKVISPIDDTPAQKAGIQAGDMIIRLDDTPVKGLSLTEAVKLMRGKPGSSIKLTIVRENEEKPLTIDIVRDIIQVKSVRSDTLEQGYAYVRISHFQAHTGEDLSKALETLRKDNKDGIKGLVLDLRNNPGGVLNAAVAISDAFITDGLIVYTEGRTNDAHLKFEARPDDVLNGAPIVVLVNGGSASASEIVAGALQDHKRAIIMGEKTFGKGSVQTILPMGNNAALKLTTARYYTPSGRSIQAEGIVPDIPLKRLELAEAKNEDLGLREADLARHLDKKSKADEVNKALEEEDLKNGKQPQATDTSKDAKDSKDTTAKKDAEKPLAQRDYAVHEALNLLKGIIILETRKSAS encoded by the coding sequence ATGGATATCTTTTCCCGTCAACTACCTACACTCGTTGCAGGTACGGTGCTAGGTTCTTTCGTTGCCTTTACCATCCTAGGAACTAACGTTTTTGCCGAACGCGACACCAGTACAAAAACCATTCCCTTTGAAGACCTACGTGCATTTACGGAAGTTTTCCACCGCATTAAAAGCAGCTATGTAGAACCCGTTGACGACAAAACACTTCTACAAAATGCCATTCAAGGAATGTTATCAGGGCTAGACCCCCATTCTAACTACCTTACAGAAGAAGCCTATCAAGAACTGCAAGTTGGCACGACAGGTGAATTCGGCGGTTTAGGCATTGAAGTAGGCATGGAAGATGGCTTTGTTAAAGTCATTTCCCCCATTGACGACACCCCCGCTCAAAAAGCAGGCATACAAGCGGGAGACATGATTATCCGTTTAGACGATACCCCCGTAAAAGGCTTAAGTCTGACAGAAGCAGTTAAACTCATGCGCGGTAAACCAGGAAGCAGTATCAAACTGACCATTGTCCGCGAAAACGAAGAAAAACCACTTACCATTGATATTGTCCGCGATATCATCCAAGTAAAAAGCGTGCGTAGCGATACCCTAGAACAAGGCTACGCCTATGTTCGTATCAGCCACTTCCAAGCCCATACTGGTGAAGACCTAAGCAAAGCTTTAGAAACCCTGAGAAAAGACAATAAAGATGGAATAAAAGGACTCGTCCTAGACCTACGCAATAACCCAGGGGGCGTACTCAACGCAGCTGTCGCCATCTCTGACGCATTCATTACAGACGGACTCATTGTGTACACCGAAGGACGTACCAACGATGCCCATCTAAAATTTGAAGCCCGTCCCGATGACGTACTTAACGGTGCACCAATTGTTGTTCTCGTTAACGGTGGTTCAGCCTCAGCCTCCGAAATTGTTGCAGGCGCACTACAAGACCACAAACGCGCCATCATCATGGGTGAAAAAACCTTCGGAAAAGGCTCTGTACAGACCATTCTGCCGATGGGAAACAATGCAGCATTAAAACTCACCACAGCCCGTTACTACACCCCGTCAGGTCGCTCTATACAAGCAGAAGGGATTGTTCCTGATATCCCACTGAAACGCTTAGAACTTGCCGAAGCAAAAAATGAAGATTTAGGCTTAAGAGAAGCAGACCTTGCTCGTCATTTAGACAAAAAATCTAAAGCAGACGAAGTGAACAAAGCCCTAGAAGAGGAAGACCTGAAAAACGGCAAACAACCACAAGCCACAGATACTTCTAAAGATGCTAAAGACAGCAAAGACACAACCGCGAAAAAGGATGCAGAAAAACCGCTCGCCCAACGCGATTATGCTGTTCATGAAGCCCTTAACTTACTGAAAGGAATTATTATTTTAGAAACTCGTAAATCTGCTTCTTAA
- a CDS encoding CBS domain-containing protein yields MTLKRILDQKGMCEVVSIVETATMLAATKKMCEHYVGAVLIVSNAGLPIGIVTERDVLRFCATRSTELDTVLVTDVMTKDLIIGTFDTPIDEALTIMTEKKFRHIPIVDSGKIVGMVSLGDLVKIKLKETSVEAKHLRDYIAMA; encoded by the coding sequence ATGACACTAAAACGAATTTTGGACCAAAAAGGTATGTGTGAAGTCGTTTCTATTGTAGAAACGGCAACGATGTTAGCTGCCACAAAAAAAATGTGTGAGCACTATGTCGGGGCTGTGTTGATTGTGTCTAATGCGGGTTTGCCCATTGGCATTGTTACAGAACGTGATGTGCTTCGATTTTGCGCAACCCGCTCTACAGAATTGGATACTGTATTAGTGACTGATGTCATGACAAAGGACTTAATTATCGGCACATTTGACACGCCAATTGATGAGGCATTGACCATTATGACGGAGAAAAAATTCCGACACATTCCAATTGTGGATAGTGGCAAAATCGTGGGCATGGTGTCATTAGGCGATTTAGTGAAAATTAAGTTAAAAGAAACCTCTGTCGAAGCGAAGCATTTACGCGATTATATTGCGATGGCATAA